A region from the Streptomyces sp. 3214.6 genome encodes:
- a CDS encoding WD40 repeat domain-containing protein produces MDLFRRGKRYERARAAAAAARAAEWGGGPEGEALGDLHSFRDEVLALTALPPDVEILLSDLAVGWEDVTPELPALTVLPMMERRGLVALPRGGDGLRRITFPGRLHALISSRRTPEEILAGHRRILARAVTLPPEGGHWWQLPVAETYLWHHLPWHIAAHDRAAAVRLVQNPRWQAAKVRVCGVAALRADLAMFDTPEIDAARRAVDRVAHRLERRACPDPVLRAGLLLDALAGEAVLRAEAELLRQELREEAPGRVATDLASALVGVLPSPSYVKDVALAADGSWLVTASGHKASRIHDVADRSVRHVLGPTEGVHEVCAITPDGSRVVTGDYHAARWWDAATGRHLRSVDGWTTQLALDPAGAWVATNTAPRPAVIDSTTYAIKRLGKESDDRTLVTAMACSPDGRTVAVGEQSGRIQLWDPVSGKLRAELPTLPGSVYRLAFAPDGSWLATFTLDGVRILGLPGGRERLHIPGSQPFAVGDGGRWLAVPGDTVRFHRTDTGELLGEFTPDHRGWDHRVRTSPDGRYLATWHLGSASILVWDARRLVR; encoded by the coding sequence ATGGACTTGTTCCGGCGCGGGAAACGGTACGAACGGGCCCGAGCTGCCGCAGCGGCCGCCCGGGCGGCGGAGTGGGGCGGCGGCCCGGAGGGGGAGGCGCTGGGCGACCTCCACAGCTTCCGGGACGAGGTCCTGGCGCTCACCGCCCTTCCCCCGGACGTCGAAATCCTGCTGTCGGACCTGGCCGTCGGCTGGGAGGACGTCACGCCGGAGCTCCCCGCCCTGACCGTCCTGCCGATGATGGAACGCCGGGGACTCGTCGCCCTGCCCCGGGGCGGCGACGGACTGCGGCGGATCACGTTCCCCGGACGGCTGCACGCCCTGATCTCCTCCCGCCGCACCCCGGAGGAGATCCTCGCCGGGCACCGCCGCATCCTCGCCCGGGCCGTCACCCTGCCGCCGGAGGGCGGCCACTGGTGGCAGCTGCCCGTCGCCGAGACCTACCTCTGGCACCACCTGCCCTGGCACATCGCCGCCCACGACCGCGCCGCCGCCGTACGACTGGTGCAAAACCCCCGCTGGCAGGCCGCGAAGGTCAGGGTCTGCGGCGTGGCCGCACTCCGCGCGGACCTGGCGATGTTCGACACCCCCGAGATCGACGCGGCCCGCCGGGCCGTGGACCGCGTCGCCCACCGCCTGGAGCGCCGCGCCTGCCCGGACCCGGTTCTCCGGGCCGGGCTGCTGCTCGACGCCCTGGCCGGCGAGGCCGTCCTGCGGGCGGAGGCCGAGCTCCTCCGCCAGGAGCTGCGGGAGGAGGCCCCGGGTCGCGTCGCCACCGACCTGGCGTCAGCCCTGGTGGGCGTGCTGCCGTCCCCGTCGTACGTCAAGGACGTCGCCCTGGCGGCGGACGGCAGCTGGCTGGTGACGGCCTCGGGCCACAAGGCCAGCCGGATCCACGACGTCGCCGACCGGAGCGTGCGGCACGTCCTGGGCCCGACCGAGGGGGTCCACGAGGTGTGCGCGATCACGCCGGACGGCAGCCGGGTCGTCACCGGGGACTACCACGCCGCCCGCTGGTGGGACGCCGCCACCGGCCGGCACCTGCGGTCGGTCGACGGCTGGACCACCCAACTCGCCCTCGACCCAGCCGGTGCCTGGGTCGCCACCAACACCGCGCCCCGCCCCGCAGTCATCGACAGCACGACCTACGCGATCAAACGGCTCGGGAAGGAGTCGGACGACCGCACTCTCGTCACCGCCATGGCCTGCTCCCCGGACGGCCGGACCGTCGCCGTCGGCGAACAGAGCGGGCGGATCCAGCTGTGGGACCCCGTCTCCGGCAAACTGCGGGCCGAACTCCCCACGTTACCGGGGTCCGTCTACCGCCTGGCCTTCGCCCCCGACGGCAGCTGGCTGGCCACCTTCACCCTGGACGGGGTCCGGATCCTGGGTCTGCCCGGCGGCCGGGAGCGCCTGCACATCCCGGGCTCGCAACCGTTCGCCGTCGGCGATGGCGGCCGCTGGCTCGCCGTCCCGGGGGACACCGTCCGCTTCCACCGGACCGACACCGGCGAACTGCTCGGCGAGTTCACCCCGGACCACCGCGGCTGGGACCACCGCGTGCGGACCTCGCCCGACGGCCGGTACCTGGCCACCTGGCACCTGGGCAGCGCCTCCATCCTCGTCTGGGACGCCCGACGGCTCGTCCGCTGA
- a CDS encoding tyrosine-type recombinase/integrase: MMRDVRSLRVRQIGRLVAVADAPIPYQLLDVDGGQVRPVTDYFRELTASDYSPHSLRSYGLALLRWLRFLDAVDTPWDKATRTDVTDFVLWMREATKPGRPNRKAGQTNPVTAKRYLSRKYAPATIDHNLAVLREFYDHHLSTGAGPLVNPVPAVRTVDGGRVNAHHNPMETFRWHRRAPLRQRRPQQTPRNIPDRLFNQVFAALRSNRDRALMAFFISTGARASELVGVTNERLNIGQQLIGVIRKGTRALQWLPASTDAFVWLKLYRHELTADAPRGPGAPLWVTLRRPWKPLTYDAARMVFTRANETLGTNWTLHDLRHAAAHRMVDDPKLSLTDIQWVLGHSQITTTQIYTEPRAEDVIERMRAHYDSPPQAVSAPKAPAEGYRPEVLATLLGGAGAWA, translated from the coding sequence GTGATGCGCGATGTCCGGTCGCTACGTGTACGGCAGATCGGCCGCCTGGTCGCGGTTGCCGACGCGCCGATTCCGTACCAACTGCTCGACGTCGATGGCGGCCAGGTACGTCCGGTCACCGACTACTTCCGCGAGCTGACCGCCAGCGACTACAGCCCACACAGCCTGCGTTCGTACGGGCTCGCACTGCTGCGATGGCTGCGTTTCCTCGACGCGGTCGACACGCCGTGGGACAAGGCCACGCGCACGGACGTCACTGACTTCGTGTTGTGGATGCGCGAGGCGACGAAGCCGGGGCGGCCGAACAGAAAGGCCGGCCAGACGAACCCGGTGACGGCCAAGCGCTACCTGAGCAGGAAATACGCGCCCGCGACGATCGACCACAACCTCGCGGTGCTCCGGGAGTTCTACGATCATCACCTGTCAACGGGGGCCGGTCCGCTGGTCAACCCGGTTCCGGCGGTGAGGACTGTCGACGGCGGGCGGGTGAACGCCCATCACAACCCGATGGAGACGTTCCGATGGCACCGTCGGGCCCCGCTGCGGCAGCGCCGCCCGCAGCAGACTCCGCGCAACATCCCCGACCGCCTCTTCAACCAGGTCTTCGCTGCCTTGCGTTCGAACCGTGACCGGGCCCTGATGGCGTTCTTCATCTCCACGGGCGCGAGGGCCTCGGAACTCGTCGGCGTGACGAACGAGCGGCTGAACATCGGTCAGCAGCTCATCGGCGTCATCCGCAAAGGCACGCGAGCCCTGCAGTGGTTGCCCGCCTCCACGGACGCCTTCGTCTGGCTCAAGCTCTACCGTCACGAGCTGACCGCCGACGCCCCGCGCGGACCCGGCGCCCCGCTCTGGGTGACCCTGCGGCGCCCGTGGAAGCCACTGACCTACGACGCGGCCCGGATGGTCTTCACCCGCGCCAACGAGACGCTGGGCACGAACTGGACCCTTCACGACCTGCGCCATGCCGCGGCTCACCGCATGGTCGATGATCCGAAGCTGTCGCTGACCGACATCCAATGGGTGCTCGGACATTCCCAGATCACGACCACGCAGATCTACACCGAGCCCCGGGCCGAGGACGTCATCGAGCGCATGCGGGCCCACTACGACTCCCCGCCCCAGGCCGTCTCCGCACCGAAGGCGCCGGCGGAGGGCTACCGCCCCGAGGTTCTGGCGACGCTGCTGGGAGGGGCCGGGGCATGGGCATGA
- a CDS encoding tyrosine-type recombinase/integrase encodes MGMMRANRTMVPPQLAQEPEVDSRGRPAIRQWDIPSARPRPTSWPHTRLSPEDLSERVLTVSEDYHHDRKQFARLRRATPKVLEWFTQWPGETWQERWLASGLEDKESDWMEDFLAWREARGEWVSYDEQEARSAMCWLMQAQAFHPSLEWILRQRFNYVLSRVPATFDRDGRARLVAHLDATGRTAPRTRSRVMKTIGRLMLCKGGLISDITIGDCLEYIEVYDRVLPANGGRYDRAFYTVLFELGTFGEHAPDRLRALTVKGQLTVPQMVDYYDIKCRPIRDLLVDYLTVRSVDLDYSTLRRLAQVLCQLFWKDLEEHHPGISSLKLSQDAATAWKERLGTIRHSPGRIGKQRLQVQPILLLVRAFYIDLAQWAVHEPARWGPWATPSPIPSSATQVAKERKRAVARMHQRTRTRAPLLPELVTAVERWRRESKDLFDRASAVEFGEGVDLGGELWLRHAGRQSDRQRIVVLRPETGEQRDLTFEDERSFWAWASVETLRHTGMRIEEVLELTHYSFIAYTLPSTGEVVPMLQVTPSKADRERLLLVSPELGEVLTAVIQRVREGRDAIPLISRYDQHEGLHSPRLPFLFQRRRGFIPTAIPPAFIASVLREALERAGLTDQTGATLDLTPHDFRRIFATDALQAGLPPHITAKILGHEDVNTTMGYAAIYPEDVISHHRAYIARRRQLRPSEEYRDLTPEEWDEFITHFELRKVALGVCTRDYGTPCVHEHACFSELASAVSGDVRPGDDPA; translated from the coding sequence ATGGGCATGATGCGAGCGAACCGGACCATGGTGCCGCCGCAGTTGGCACAGGAACCCGAGGTCGACAGCCGGGGGCGGCCCGCGATCCGGCAGTGGGACATCCCGTCGGCCCGGCCGCGGCCGACGTCCTGGCCGCACACACGGCTCAGCCCGGAGGATCTCTCCGAGCGAGTGCTGACGGTCTCGGAGGACTACCACCACGACCGGAAGCAGTTCGCCCGGCTACGGCGGGCGACGCCGAAGGTGCTGGAGTGGTTCACGCAGTGGCCCGGCGAGACCTGGCAGGAGCGTTGGCTGGCCAGCGGCTTGGAGGACAAGGAATCCGACTGGATGGAGGACTTCCTCGCCTGGCGGGAGGCCCGCGGCGAGTGGGTCAGCTACGACGAGCAGGAGGCCCGCTCGGCGATGTGCTGGCTGATGCAGGCCCAAGCCTTCCACCCGTCGCTGGAATGGATCTTGCGGCAGCGCTTCAACTACGTGCTGTCCCGAGTGCCCGCGACCTTCGACCGAGACGGTCGTGCTCGACTCGTCGCGCACCTCGATGCGACGGGCCGCACCGCCCCACGCACCAGGTCCCGGGTCATGAAGACGATCGGGCGACTCATGTTGTGCAAGGGCGGGTTGATCAGCGACATCACCATCGGGGACTGCCTTGAGTACATCGAGGTCTACGACCGCGTGCTGCCTGCGAACGGGGGGAGGTACGACCGAGCCTTCTACACCGTGCTGTTCGAGCTGGGCACGTTCGGCGAACACGCTCCCGACCGCCTTCGCGCACTCACGGTCAAGGGGCAGCTCACCGTCCCGCAGATGGTCGACTACTACGACATCAAGTGCAGACCCATCCGCGATCTGCTCGTCGACTACCTGACAGTGCGATCCGTTGACCTGGACTATTCCACCCTGCGGAGGCTGGCGCAGGTGCTCTGTCAGCTGTTCTGGAAGGACCTCGAAGAGCACCACCCCGGGATCAGCAGTCTCAAACTCAGCCAGGATGCCGCCACGGCCTGGAAGGAACGGCTGGGGACCATCCGGCACAGCCCCGGCCGGATCGGCAAGCAGCGCTTGCAGGTCCAGCCGATCCTCCTCCTGGTCCGGGCCTTCTACATCGACCTCGCGCAGTGGGCGGTGCACGAACCAGCTCGTTGGGGGCCCTGGGCGACCCCGAGTCCCATCCCGTCATCGGCAACGCAGGTCGCCAAGGAACGCAAGCGTGCGGTCGCCCGCATGCACCAGCGCACCCGGACTCGGGCGCCACTGCTGCCGGAACTGGTCACGGCCGTCGAACGTTGGCGCCGGGAGAGCAAAGACCTCTTCGACCGGGCGTCGGCCGTCGAGTTCGGCGAAGGCGTCGACCTCGGCGGTGAACTCTGGCTGCGTCACGCCGGCCGACAGTCCGACCGGCAGCGGATCGTCGTCCTTCGCCCGGAGACCGGTGAGCAACGTGACCTCACCTTCGAGGACGAGCGCTCGTTCTGGGCCTGGGCATCCGTCGAGACCCTGCGGCACACCGGCATGCGCATCGAGGAGGTCCTCGAACTCACCCACTACAGCTTCATTGCCTACACGCTGCCCAGCACCGGCGAGGTCGTCCCGATGCTCCAGGTCACCCCGTCCAAGGCCGACCGGGAGCGTCTGCTGCTGGTCTCGCCCGAACTCGGTGAGGTGTTGACCGCCGTGATCCAGCGGGTCCGCGAGGGACGTGACGCGATCCCGCTGATCTCCCGTTACGACCAGCACGAAGGGCTGCACAGCCCTCGGCTGCCGTTCCTCTTCCAACGTCGCCGTGGCTTCATCCCGACCGCGATTCCGCCCGCGTTCATCGCAAGCGTTCTGCGCGAGGCGCTAGAACGAGCCGGACTCACCGACCAGACGGGGGCGACACTGGACCTCACGCCACACGACTTCCGTCGAATCTTCGCGACCGACGCCCTTCAGGCTGGTCTGCCGCCGCACATCACCGCGAAGATCCTCGGGCACGAGGACGTGAACACCACCATGGGATACGCGGCGATCTACCCCGAGGACGTCATCTCGCACCACCGGGCCTACATCGCCCGTCGTCGGCAGCTCCGGCCGAGCGAGGAATACCGCGACCTCACGCCGGAGGAATGGGACGAGTTCATCACCCACTTCGAGCTCCGAAAGGTTGCGCTAGGAGTCTGCACCCGCGACTACGGCACCCCCTGCGTCCACGAACACGCCTGCTTCTCTGAACTAGCTAGTGCCGTGTCAGGCGACGTTCGTCCTGGTGACGATCCCGCGTAG
- a CDS encoding dienelactone hydrolase family protein: MRFISKTSLGGVTEQLFILDEIPGVLWTPEDAHGTRPLILMGHGGGQHKKAPGILARAHRFAAEGGFAVAALDVPNHGERPTDEEFDRIATEYRARMAAGEDTAALDTAMYTLVAGQTVAEWQAALTALQRLDHIGGGPVGYWGVSLGCALGIPFVAAEPRVRAAVLGLQGAPVLVGTAAQITMPVQFLVQWDDERMPRAQSLALFEAIGSAEKTLHANPGKHGDLPRFEMDDSLRFFTRHLG, translated from the coding sequence ATGCGCTTCATCTCCAAAACGTCGTTGGGCGGCGTGACCGAGCAGCTCTTCATCCTCGATGAGATCCCCGGCGTGCTGTGGACGCCGGAAGACGCCCACGGCACCCGCCCCCTGATCCTGATGGGACACGGCGGCGGGCAACACAAGAAGGCCCCCGGCATTCTGGCCCGCGCGCATCGATTCGCCGCCGAGGGCGGGTTCGCGGTCGCCGCGCTCGACGTGCCCAACCACGGCGAGCGCCCGACGGACGAGGAGTTCGACCGGATCGCGACCGAGTACCGGGCGCGTATGGCCGCCGGAGAGGATACGGCTGCGCTGGACACCGCCATGTACACGCTCGTGGCCGGGCAGACCGTCGCGGAATGGCAGGCGGCCTTGACCGCACTCCAGCGACTCGACCATATCGGCGGCGGACCGGTGGGCTATTGGGGCGTGTCGCTGGGCTGCGCGCTCGGTATACCGTTCGTCGCCGCAGAACCTCGAGTCCGCGCCGCGGTGCTGGGCCTGCAAGGGGCGCCCGTGCTGGTCGGGACCGCCGCGCAGATCACCATGCCGGTGCAATTTCTGGTCCAGTGGGACGATGAGCGGATGCCCCGTGCACAGAGCCTGGCGTTGTTCGAGGCCATCGGTTCAGCCGAGAAGACACTGCACGCCAACCCCGGCAAGCACGGAGATCTGCCGCGGTTCGAGATGGACGACTCGCTGCGGTTCTTCACCCGACATCTGGGCTGA
- a CDS encoding site-specific integrase, protein MTSTTKHSTRRQLQTANATLEQARAQNNVLRERFPPRSAEAWWPATEQSADEVLRRLTAPPFLAAANATRAGRRRGVAKLLRWLSSLPGDTWQQRWKAGRAEEIPGADWTDLPLRFLRQSGLSPSYERVDLISGLLMLVCGDVIRPDLAWMLTRTHKHLAPVMAEVRDPDGFAGLAELAESGPTSARGEATIAATRIAMILACKGGSIADITVGDCVELVDTLRRVHVRGGQRKVDFYLRLRALDVFPEDAPATIRAFGLAAGRLSIEELVDRYPIRCRPVRDLIVDYLRERQPSLDYTSLDAVSRTLAGLFWTRIEALSPDIDSLRLPPALARAWKTDIATKKRTTIGPDGTAVEVASPRLNAKDELIRVRAFYLDIAYWAAEEPARWAPWVVPCPISDDEISKAKDRKHRKARMDQRTRERLPVLPVLADAVDRRRRAAAELLAAAEHTRPGDLIPDTAGALRRAVTSKAAGHMTWAEETSTGRRRNLTYEETEAFWAFAAIEVLRLTGIRNEELLELTHHSITEYRLPSTGEVVPLLQVAPSKTDSERLLLVSPELADVLSTIVRRLRGSSRAIPLVTSYDVHERVWNPPMPLLFQRDIGTEHRAFTPTALRKLLLNALAATGLTDADGEPLVFSPHDFRRIFVTDAIMNGLPPHIAQVLCGHRSLDTTMGYKAIYPAETIEAHRAFIARRRASRRSEEYRTPTEEEWDAFLAHFEKRKVSIGTCGRAFSSPCVHEHACVRCSLLRPDPAQRGRLEEIRDNLVARIAEAEREGWLGEVEGLQVSLAGAEEKLNQLDRGHGQHTAVDLGIPTMRGDR, encoded by the coding sequence ATGACCAGCACCACGAAGCACTCGACGCGCCGCCAGCTGCAGACCGCGAATGCAACACTTGAACAGGCCAGGGCGCAGAACAACGTACTGCGGGAACGCTTCCCGCCCCGCTCCGCGGAGGCGTGGTGGCCGGCGACAGAGCAGTCAGCGGATGAGGTGCTGCGTCGGCTGACGGCACCACCCTTCTTGGCTGCCGCGAACGCCACCCGGGCCGGGCGGCGGCGCGGGGTCGCCAAACTTCTGCGCTGGCTGTCCAGCCTCCCGGGGGATACCTGGCAGCAGCGGTGGAAGGCCGGCCGCGCCGAGGAGATCCCCGGCGCGGACTGGACGGATCTCCCGCTGCGCTTCTTGCGCCAGAGTGGGCTGTCGCCGTCGTATGAGCGCGTTGACCTGATCTCCGGGCTGCTGATGCTGGTCTGCGGCGATGTCATTCGTCCCGACCTGGCCTGGATGCTCACCCGCACGCACAAGCACCTGGCTCCGGTCATGGCCGAGGTCCGCGACCCCGACGGGTTCGCAGGGCTGGCAGAGCTGGCCGAATCCGGGCCGACCAGCGCCCGAGGCGAGGCCACCATCGCGGCGACCCGGATCGCCATGATTCTGGCCTGCAAGGGCGGGTCGATCGCGGACATCACCGTCGGCGACTGCGTGGAGCTGGTCGACACCTTGCGCCGGGTCCATGTCCGCGGGGGGCAGCGGAAAGTTGACTTCTACCTTCGACTGCGGGCCCTGGATGTCTTCCCTGAGGACGCCCCGGCCACGATCCGGGCCTTCGGGCTTGCCGCCGGCCGACTGAGCATCGAAGAACTCGTGGATCGCTATCCGATCCGGTGCCGCCCGGTGCGCGACCTGATCGTGGACTACCTGCGCGAACGGCAGCCGTCGTTGGACTACACGAGCCTGGACGCGGTGTCGCGGACCCTGGCCGGGCTGTTCTGGACCCGAATCGAAGCGCTCTCACCGGACATCGACTCCCTGCGGCTGCCACCGGCACTGGCCCGCGCCTGGAAGACAGACATCGCCACCAAGAAACGCACCACGATCGGTCCGGACGGCACCGCCGTCGAGGTCGCCAGCCCCAGGCTGAACGCCAAGGACGAACTCATCCGCGTCCGCGCCTTCTATCTGGACATCGCCTATTGGGCGGCGGAAGAACCGGCCCGCTGGGCGCCGTGGGTGGTGCCCTGCCCGATCAGCGACGACGAGATCAGCAAGGCCAAGGACCGCAAACACCGCAAGGCGCGGATGGACCAGCGCACCCGCGAACGGCTTCCCGTCCTGCCGGTGCTGGCCGACGCCGTCGACCGCAGGCGACGCGCCGCAGCCGAACTACTTGCCGCCGCCGAGCACACCCGGCCCGGGGACCTTATCCCCGACACCGCCGGAGCCTTGCGCAGAGCCGTCACGTCCAAGGCCGCTGGGCACATGACCTGGGCCGAGGAGACCTCGACCGGGCGGCGGCGGAACCTCACCTACGAGGAGACTGAAGCCTTCTGGGCCTTCGCCGCGATCGAGGTCCTACGCCTGACCGGCATTCGCAACGAGGAGCTCCTGGAGCTGACCCACCACAGCATCACCGAATACCGGCTCCCGAGCACCGGCGAAGTCGTGCCCCTGCTGCAGGTCGCCCCGTCCAAGACCGACAGCGAACGGCTCCTGCTGGTTAGCCCGGAACTGGCGGACGTCCTTTCCACCATCGTCCGCCGCCTGCGAGGAAGCAGCCGTGCGATCCCGCTGGTGACCTCCTACGATGTCCACGAGCGGGTCTGGAACCCGCCGATGCCACTGCTGTTCCAGCGCGATATCGGCACCGAGCACCGCGCTTTCACTCCGACCGCGCTCCGCAAGCTTCTGCTCAACGCGCTGGCCGCCACGGGCCTGACCGATGCCGACGGAGAACCGCTCGTCTTCTCCCCGCACGACTTCCGCAGGATCTTCGTGACCGACGCCATCATGAACGGTCTGCCACCGCACATCGCCCAAGTGCTCTGCGGGCATCGGAGTCTTGATACGACGATGGGCTACAAGGCGATCTACCCGGCCGAGACCATCGAGGCCCACCGCGCCTTCATCGCCCGTCGCCGGGCCAGCCGGCGCAGCGAAGAGTATCGGACGCCGACCGAGGAGGAATGGGACGCTTTCCTCGCGCACTTCGAGAAGCGCAAGGTCTCCATCGGCACCTGCGGTCGCGCCTTTTCAAGCCCCTGTGTTCATGAACACGCTTGCGTTCGTTGCTCGCTTCTCCGGCCGGACCCGGCCCAGCGCGGCCGGTTGGAGGAGATCCGCGACAACCTCGTCGCCCGCATCGCCGAGGCCGAGCGCGAAGGCTGGCTCGGAGAGGTCGAGGGTCTCCAGGTCAGCCTGGCTGGCGCCGAGGAGAAGCTCAACCAGCTCGATCGGGGCCACGGGCAGCATACGGCCGTGGACCTTGGCATCCCCACCATGCGTGGTGATCGATGA
- a CDS encoding tyrosine-type recombinase/integrase produces the protein METGDRYEPYRLVDADGAAVVPAALFFQELLAAGKTAATVRSYGMDLLRWWRFLHAVKVPWDQATRVDARDFSCWIQLAVKPRATAARRRSDRTVGAPNPVTGKTGPGLGYAPSTVAHSETVLRRFYDLHRDAGSGPLLNPFPLDLARRTGRAHAHHNPMEAWAPERTGRYRPTVPRRIPRSIPDEWFNTLFAALRSNRDRAMIALWISSGVRASELIGVRQCDVDPGQQLISVARKGSRARQQVPASADAFVWLRLYQQELHGLVPRGRTQPVWWTLRRPFQPLTYHGAHRMFERVNATFGADWTLHDLRHSAAARMVRDPALTLTDVQWVLGHAHLTTTEIYLAPRQDEVVAEVLAHHARRADRLAEPVPPPPAPGYDPEALDVLFGRSS, from the coding sequence GTGGAGACCGGCGACCGGTACGAGCCCTACCGGCTCGTCGACGCCGACGGCGCGGCCGTGGTCCCTGCCGCATTGTTCTTCCAGGAGCTGCTCGCAGCCGGGAAGACGGCGGCGACCGTCCGCTCCTATGGCATGGACCTGCTGCGGTGGTGGCGGTTCCTGCACGCGGTCAAGGTGCCGTGGGATCAAGCGACACGCGTTGACGCTCGGGACTTCAGCTGTTGGATCCAGCTGGCGGTCAAGCCGCGAGCGACCGCAGCCAGGCGGCGGTCGGACCGTACAGTCGGCGCCCCGAACCCGGTGACCGGGAAAACGGGCCCTGGGCTCGGCTATGCCCCGTCGACCGTCGCCCACAGCGAGACGGTACTGCGCAGGTTCTACGACCTGCACCGTGATGCCGGATCCGGGCCGCTTCTCAACCCGTTCCCGCTGGACCTGGCTCGTCGTACCGGCCGCGCGCACGCACACCACAACCCGATGGAAGCCTGGGCGCCAGAGCGGACCGGCCGCTACCGGCCCACGGTTCCGCGCCGGATTCCGCGCTCGATCCCGGACGAGTGGTTCAACACGTTGTTCGCGGCGCTGCGGTCGAACCGGGACCGGGCCATGATCGCACTTTGGATCTCCAGCGGAGTCCGGGCCTCAGAGTTGATCGGCGTCCGGCAGTGCGATGTCGACCCGGGGCAGCAGCTGATCAGCGTTGCGCGGAAGGGCTCCCGGGCCCGGCAGCAGGTGCCGGCCTCGGCAGATGCGTTCGTGTGGCTGCGGCTCTACCAGCAGGAGCTGCACGGGCTGGTGCCGCGGGGCCGGACGCAGCCAGTGTGGTGGACGCTGCGGCGTCCGTTTCAGCCGCTGACCTACCACGGCGCTCACCGCATGTTCGAGCGGGTGAACGCTACCTTCGGTGCGGACTGGACGCTTCACGACCTTCGTCACAGCGCCGCCGCCCGGATGGTGCGCGACCCGGCGCTGACGCTGACTGACGTGCAGTGGGTCCTCGGGCATGCGCATCTGACCACGACCGAGATCTACCTTGCGCCGCGCCAGGACGAGGTTGTGGCCGAGGTGCTGGCCCACCACGCCCGGCGGGCAGACCGGCTCGCCGAGCCGGTGCCGCCGCCTCCGGCACCCGGCTACGACCCTGAAGCCTTGGACGTCCTGTTCGGGCGGTCTTCATGA
- a CDS encoding Crp/Fnr family transcriptional regulator — MTVKLVTAQRRFTGDLFGNQIGSKEVVDALAKVMTAHVLDRDELAFGYKRRGQVFFLVSGCIREERTLGHTRLWKAGTMFGRWASARSSFASSGWALADTTGLSANSTDIYNLAMEHGEVCQALARMDAFRMNTLDGVYCASRQSPLGRVARLLIYLSEDAGRGYQTRSVDGRRVVKFVPGGIVDGPSQGDLADALALGRATVEKALATLREDGILARPTGKRTNRFYEILDRDRLDNIARGV; from the coding sequence ATGACGGTGAAGTTGGTGACTGCCCAGCGTCGATTCACTGGAGATCTCTTCGGCAACCAGATTGGCAGCAAGGAGGTCGTTGACGCACTCGCCAAGGTCATGACCGCGCACGTCCTGGACCGGGATGAGCTCGCCTTTGGCTACAAGCGGCGTGGTCAGGTCTTCTTCCTCGTCTCTGGCTGCATCCGGGAGGAGAGGACCCTCGGACACACTCGCCTCTGGAAAGCGGGAACGATGTTCGGCCGTTGGGCGAGCGCACGGTCTTCGTTCGCGTCCTCGGGATGGGCTCTGGCAGACACCACTGGACTGTCTGCCAACTCGACGGACATCTACAACCTGGCCATGGAACATGGCGAAGTGTGTCAGGCGCTTGCGCGGATGGACGCTTTCCGCATGAACACGCTGGACGGGGTCTACTGCGCGAGCAGGCAGTCCCCCCTGGGCCGCGTCGCTCGCCTCCTGATCTATCTTTCCGAGGACGCCGGTCGGGGCTACCAGACTCGTTCCGTGGACGGACGCAGGGTGGTGAAGTTCGTCCCGGGAGGAATCGTCGACGGGCCTTCCCAGGGGGACCTCGCTGATGCGCTCGCCCTCGGGAGAGCCACGGTGGAGAAGGCCCTGGCCACTCTGCGCGAGGACGGGATCTTGGCGCGGCCCACCGGGAAGCGCACGAACCGGTTCTACGAAATCCTTGACCGCGATCGGCTGGACAACATCGCCCGCGGGGTGTGA
- a CDS encoding exonuclease domain-containing protein, which produces MTLGSRAAVVKALAQGLTGRHGTTVWAWSSPYTGGWELDWERVDGGPTEQEVRRELLADPATAPYTSEITLCPAWGEVPRIARELLQPDAAVILDTETTDLPGQTVEIAVIDAATGKKLMDTLVKPTEPISDGARWVHGITDEMVADLSEPRHRDASLP; this is translated from the coding sequence TTGACTCTAGGGTCCAGGGCCGCCGTGGTGAAGGCGCTCGCGCAAGGACTGACCGGCCGGCACGGTACGACGGTGTGGGCCTGGTCCTCCCCGTACACCGGAGGCTGGGAGCTGGACTGGGAGCGCGTCGACGGAGGGCCGACCGAGCAGGAGGTGCGGCGGGAGTTGCTCGCCGACCCGGCGACCGCCCCGTACACGAGCGAGATCACCCTGTGCCCAGCGTGGGGAGAGGTGCCCCGCATCGCGCGCGAACTCCTGCAGCCGGACGCCGCGGTCATCCTCGACACCGAGACGACCGACCTGCCCGGGCAGACCGTCGAGATCGCCGTGATCGACGCGGCCACCGGGAAGAAGCTGATGGACACTCTGGTCAAGCCGACCGAGCCGATCAGCGACGGTGCCCGCTGGGTCCATGGCATCACCGACGAGATGGTGGCCGACTTATCCGAACCAAGGCACCGGGACGCTTCCTTGCCGTGA